The nucleotide sequence CCGCGAGATCGGCGTGCTCTGCGACGCCGAGGTCGGCGTCGTCATCTTCTCCAGCGCCGGCAAGCTCTACGACTTCTGGACGCCCAAGACCACGTAAGTTTTCCTCCCGTTCCTCCCTCTCTCACCCTTTATGCTTCTAGCCAAGAgctctgtttcttcttctttttaaccGGTCACGAAGCTGCTAACTTTGCCTTTGATGTCAGGCtgccaaggatcttggagaagtACCAGACCAACTCCGGGAAGATCCTGTGGGACGAGAAGCACAAGGTTCTTCCCTGATCTACCTCAGCGGTTTCTTTCAGCACCCATCCAATAAAAATGTTCAGAGTCTGAAAACCCTGGAAATGTTTTTCTTTTTCAGAGCATCAGCGCGGAGATTGACAGGGTGAAGAAGGAGAACGACAACATGCAGATCGAGCTCAGGCAAGTGTTGTTCCATCCAGCTTCCAGCTTTGATTTCTTTCCAATTCTACATGTGGCGCTTCAACGTTTGTATGAGTATGACTAGACTGCGGCGGCTGATGACGGTGCAGGCATATGAAAGGCGAGGATGTGAACTCGCTGCAGCCCAAGGAGCTGATCGCCATCGAGGAGGCGCTCACCAACGGCCAGACCAGCCTCAGGGACAAGATGGTAATGCAGGGTGTAAAAGATTCAGAGCTTGCAAGTGTTTCATATCTGTTTTGTGGAATATTGTTGTCTGTCTCTGATGTTGGTGTCGTCTCCTTGTTGCAGATGGACCACTGGAAGATGCACAGGAGGAATGTATGGGCACTAAATTTACCACTGCGCTTTGCATTTCCTTCTGTACACCATGGAGTTTTTTGAAGAAGAATTTTGATCATTTTTTTGGCAAAGAAAATTCTGATCATGCTCCTCCTTTGTGATTTACCGCAGGAGAAGATGCTGGAGGAGGAGCACAAGCTGCTGGCTTTGAGGATGGTAATTCTTGAGCACTTCCTTGCTTTCTTCAGTCTAGAATTAATCATCCTGCAGAACTGCAGACATGCATCAGCTTTTGCCAACAAGTGAAATGGAGCATAATCATATCCTCCAAGGGCGTGATCTTGGTTTTAGTACAATGTTGCTAATGCAGTTAGACCGCTGATCAGTACTTAATGTGGCTGATCAGAGTCATCTACTCAGCAACCAAATAACTAGCCACTACATAGTTCCTTGCTGCATTATTTTTCAAAACAGCATGCCTGTCTTCATACCGTGCAAACTGAATCACCTCTACCCAGTCCAATTGAATAACCGAAACTCTAATAACAGAATTCACTGCATAGGTTAAAATTTCAGTGAATGGTAACCGCACTTTCTGCTTTGCTGACAAGTAACCCAAAAGCTGAGAAATTGCTGAAGTTCTCCTCCTGTTTCCAGCACCAGCAGGACGACCTGAGCAGCAACATGAGGGAGATGGAGCTCGGGTACCATCAGGGTAGGGATTTCACTTCCCAGATGCCGTTCACCTTCCGGCTGCAGCCCAGCCACCCCAACTTGCAGGAAGACAAGTAGGCCAACGAATCCTGCCACGGCCTGTGTGAACTGAAGCTCCTCTACCTGCAGGCCACAACTGCTACCTTCAATTTCCTTGTGAAACCTTAAATGTATCTTCCTTTTCATGTCTGGCTTGATGAACTTAACAGCGCTAGTTGGTTCCCAACACATAACCTTTAACTAAGACAGTTCCTGTCCCTGCCAAGATGCTTGTATAATTGCTGCCTATCCTGATTACAGTGTGTCTTGTTAGTGATGATGGCCAAGGTGCGAAAGTGACAAAGTTTGACATGAATgccattttggccatttgaatGCCTCATTCAGAAAGTCAATATAATCAAAGAAGTATCGACACACAACTCTGGACTTCAGTTGACCAGAACAAACACAAGAATTACATCACCTAAGCATGTCCCCATTATCCATTAAAGGCCCACTGATAGCCGGGGAAGCGCTGAAGTTGCTCCCAGCTTCGCTGAACATCAAAAAGTTGTGCCCAAATGGCAGCGGCCGATCTGGTATCTCTGGTATGTCCATGTCTCCCTCAAGCATCTTCACC is from Triticum aestivum cultivar Chinese Spring chromosome 1B, IWGSC CS RefSeq v2.1, whole genome shotgun sequence and encodes:
- the LOC123133909 gene encoding MADS-box transcription factor 4, with product MAATLLYSSHPPPAMAFTPAHKDRHHHRPLLLPSVHTPQRQGREESSGSWVLLGPLSFFSASEELVEMGRGKIEIKRIENSSNRQVTFAKRRAGLVKKAREIGVLCDAEVGVVIFSSAGKLYDFWTPKTTLPRILEKYQTNSGKILWDEKHKSISAEIDRVKKENDNMQIELRHMKGEDVNSLQPKELIAIEEALTNGQTSLRDKMMDHWKMHRRNEKMLEEEHKLLALRMHQQDDLSSNMREMELGYHQGRDFTSQMPFTFRLQPSHPNLQEDK